A section of the Sporomusaceae bacterium FL31 genome encodes:
- the glpA_1 gene encoding FAD/NAD(P)-binding oxidoreductase, protein MQNETKADVVIIGGGIVGTAIARELSKYQLDVILIEKQPDIAAGTTKANSAILHAGFDAHPDTLKAKLNVRGNAMYHELEKELHLDVKWTGSLVVAKTDEDMVTLKELLERGQQNKVPGLALLTKDEVLLKEPNLSKDVKGALWAPSAGIFLPFGAAVAFADNAISNGVRLFTECPAEKIVAEAGKVVGVQTPKGFIGCNYVINAAGVYADDISRLAGDDSFSITPRKGEYILFDRKVGNLVNTVVFPAPSKFSKGILVCPTVHGNIFIGPNAQEIANKEDISTSPTGMSEIIDRAQELLPNLPLREAITQFSGVRAAADCGDFVIRNSEFVAGLIHAAGIQSPGLTAAPAIAEVVAEILKLNGVELKPKPSFNSHNPKPIVFKELSLAEKQAAIEENPLYGRVICRCETITEGEIVAAIQQPCGAKTVDGVKRRTRAGMGRCQGGFCGPRVTAILARELNISVSQVRKESAESYLFYEKMPGDCEVTGHE, encoded by the coding sequence ATGCAAAATGAAACCAAAGCAGATGTCGTGATCATCGGCGGTGGTATAGTAGGCACAGCAATTGCCCGTGAACTATCCAAGTACCAGCTTGACGTGATCCTTATCGAAAAACAGCCTGACATCGCTGCAGGAACGACCAAAGCCAATAGTGCTATCCTTCATGCTGGATTTGATGCTCATCCAGATACGCTTAAAGCAAAACTGAATGTTCGTGGCAATGCGATGTATCATGAACTAGAGAAAGAGCTTCATTTAGATGTTAAGTGGACAGGCTCATTGGTTGTTGCTAAAACCGACGAGGATATGGTGACACTGAAAGAACTACTGGAACGTGGGCAGCAAAATAAGGTTCCAGGGTTAGCGTTATTGACAAAAGATGAAGTGTTATTAAAGGAACCGAATTTATCTAAAGATGTAAAAGGAGCTCTGTGGGCACCGTCGGCTGGCATCTTCTTGCCGTTTGGCGCTGCTGTAGCGTTCGCGGATAATGCAATTAGTAATGGGGTCCGGCTGTTTACTGAATGCCCTGCAGAGAAAATTGTAGCAGAAGCAGGTAAAGTTGTTGGTGTTCAAACGCCAAAGGGCTTTATCGGCTGCAACTATGTTATCAATGCGGCAGGCGTTTATGCAGATGACATTAGTCGCTTAGCTGGTGATGATAGTTTTTCTATTACACCTCGCAAAGGTGAATATATTTTATTTGATCGAAAGGTTGGCAATTTAGTTAATACTGTTGTTTTTCCAGCTCCTAGTAAGTTCAGTAAGGGAATTTTAGTTTGTCCTACCGTTCATGGTAATATCTTTATTGGTCCAAATGCACAAGAAATTGCGAATAAAGAGGATATATCAACAAGTCCAACTGGTATGTCTGAAATTATTGATAGAGCACAAGAATTACTACCTAACTTGCCGCTTAGAGAAGCGATTACTCAATTCTCCGGAGTTCGAGCTGCAGCTGATTGTGGTGATTTTGTAATAAGAAATTCTGAGTTTGTCGCCGGGCTTATTCATGCGGCTGGCATTCAATCCCCAGGATTGACTGCAGCCCCAGCAATCGCTGAAGTTGTTGCTGAGATACTCAAACTAAATGGCGTGGAGCTAAAGCCAAAACCTTCGTTTAATTCACATAATCCGAAGCCCATTGTATTTAAGGAGTTAAGCTTGGCCGAGAAACAAGCTGCTATAGAAGAAAACCCTCTCTATGGCCGTGTCATTTGTCGTTGCGAAACCATTACCGAAGGTGAAATTGTCGCTGCTATTCAGCAGCCTTGCGGGGCTAAAACTGTTGATGGTGTTAAGCGCCGTACGCGAGCAGGAATGGGACGCTGTCAAGGAGGATTTTGTGGACCAAGGGTGACAGCGATTCTTGCGCGTGAACTAAATATCTCGGTTTCCCAAGTTAGAAAGGAATCCGCTGAGTCCTATTTGTTTTACGAAAAAATGCCGGGAGATTGTGAGGTGACAGGTCATGAATAA
- the glpK gene encoding glycerol kinase: protein MTKKYVLALDQGTTSSRAILFDQTSSIIAVAQKEFTQIFPKPGWVEHNADEIWGTQIGVVAEVMAKAGIAPTDIAAIGITNQRETTVVWDKTTGKPVYNAIVWQSRQTMDICNDIKAKGLAAKFREKTGLVVDAYFSGTKVKWILDNVEGARAKAEAGDLLFGTIDTWLIWKLTGGKVHVTDYSNASRTLMYNIRELKWDEELLDILTVPSSMLPSVRPSSEVYGQTDPSIFLGASVPIAGAAGDQQAALFGQTCFKPGMAKNTYGTGCFMLMNTGSELYSSKNGLLTTIAWGLDGKVEYALEGSIFVAGSAVQWLRDGLKLIEAATDSEYYAQKVTDAEGVYVVPAFVGLGAPYWDMKARGAIFGLTRGTSKSHLIRATLDSMAYQTKDVLGAMEADSGIKLQALKVDGGAVANNLLMQFQSDILGVPVDRPDVTETTALGAAYLAGLAVGVWGSKEDLIENWKLNRRFEPEMEVSARAKLYGGWQKAVKRAMEWED from the coding sequence ATGACTAAAAAGTATGTATTAGCCTTAGATCAGGGAACTACTAGCTCGCGTGCGATTTTATTTGATCAAACTTCTAGTATTATTGCAGTTGCCCAAAAAGAATTCACTCAAATTTTTCCTAAACCAGGTTGGGTTGAGCATAATGCAGATGAGATTTGGGGTACTCAAATTGGCGTTGTAGCTGAGGTAATGGCCAAAGCTGGTATTGCACCTACTGATATTGCGGCAATTGGTATAACGAATCAGCGTGAAACTACTGTAGTTTGGGATAAAACAACTGGCAAACCAGTTTATAACGCTATTGTATGGCAATCCCGCCAGACTATGGACATTTGTAATGACATTAAAGCAAAAGGCCTAGCAGCAAAATTTAGAGAAAAAACTGGTTTAGTAGTTGATGCTTACTTCTCTGGTACAAAGGTAAAATGGATTCTGGACAATGTTGAAGGCGCAAGAGCAAAAGCTGAAGCTGGTGACTTACTGTTCGGTACAATTGATACTTGGTTAATCTGGAAATTAACTGGCGGTAAAGTTCATGTGACCGATTACTCCAATGCTTCACGTACGCTTATGTATAATATCCGTGAATTGAAATGGGACGAAGAACTTCTTGATATTCTTACTGTTCCAAGTTCAATGCTTCCAAGTGTTCGTCCTTCCAGCGAAGTATATGGCCAAACTGACCCATCGATATTCCTTGGCGCTTCTGTACCTATCGCAGGCGCAGCAGGTGACCAACAAGCAGCATTATTTGGTCAAACATGCTTTAAACCCGGTATGGCAAAGAACACTTATGGTACCGGTTGCTTCATGCTTATGAATACAGGCAGCGAGCTCTATTCATCCAAAAATGGTTTGCTGACTACAATTGCTTGGGGACTTGATGGCAAAGTAGAGTATGCTCTTGAAGGCAGTATTTTTGTCGCTGGCTCAGCAGTTCAATGGCTGCGTGATGGCTTAAAACTGATTGAAGCTGCTACTGACTCAGAGTACTATGCTCAAAAAGTTACTGATGCCGAAGGTGTCTATGTAGTTCCTGCCTTTGTAGGACTGGGTGCTCCTTACTGGGATATGAAAGCACGCGGTGCAATCTTTGGATTGACTCGCGGTACCAGCAAGTCCCATTTAATTCGTGCAACTTTGGATTCTATGGCTTATCAAACTAAAGACGTTCTTGGTGCTATGGAAGCTGATTCCGGCATAAAATTACAAGCACTGAAAGTAGACGGCGGTGCTGTAGCGAATAATCTTCTCATGCAATTCCAAAGTGATATCTTAGGTGTGCCTGTTGACAGACCTGATGTCACAGAAACAACAGCGCTAGGCGCTGCTTATTTGGCTGGCTTAGCTGTTGGTGTATGGGGCAGCAAAGAGGATCTAATTGAGAATTGGAAACTTAATAGAAGATTTGAGCCAGAGATGGAAGTCAGCGCACGAGCTAAACTTTATGGTGGCTGGCAAAAAGCAGTGAAACGTGCAATGGAGTGGGAAGATTAA